In Naumovozyma castellii chromosome 1, complete genome, one DNA window encodes the following:
- the MON2 gene encoding Mon2p (ancestral locus Anc_3.61), whose product MAVQTTGFKTFQKQLDLELHSLSSESKRRNTSIKHASDKSIEILKTIQNIEDLASHPDFVTPLVESCLSRNAKLTSIAMQCLQGLASAPSIPESRLSGVLDGFIEATHLAIEIQLKVLQIVPLFFKTYAKYIKGPLCGKLLQCCSNLLQLPNKAPVVFGTASATLQQLIDEIFERLTYNWDTSDSETFDVLINNNESIKVNAYHYDANRLFNDLCSLLEAVPSSGSSDTNEKNVLLNLNDIQIDYGLEILESVLKNSKSLFITNPDLKFLLRIKAIPLLLRCISSSKVFSTIFRSTRCIKLLITKEYIPILELELEVILSLLIHGISTDSNLSPWQRVLSLELFKSLSEDFEIIYSIYMTYDNFQDKKHIITDLLQACFKLMKSDEFNVYLALSDVIQKTEASLISSDNSKVKTKYIDMLDKVHPPPVNLTYIIWLVLNISNNCSDGLSEYALDATQVKSANNAEKEEDSPKGKILKVYNGLFESLFEIHVLFLYSSSLDSHLFHSLVRAFQKLTHGTGFLLLSEKLDKCLHIFTVAIVDNVSKLQPNTQPKGHKRNSSTTSTISKSTVFNAISESLIGQTNTQKDNTLQPSERKLLHSRSLNSKQISIFRALLSLSISLGSGFRIESWQYLFLTWQWVSYYIYGPSADFMETSYSHDIPPMPTISKMDINSIETSITKLFESTRTYTYSSYNTVLKSLMIDCKDTLSLTHGTDTDKGYHPITPTGAVSHCVYNRGFFITQIGELASFNFSRFLIQNENKNKDLWNATMKFFVALIADRSISSTSLRLYVTRIFTDIIKKVTNDIGSMEDQDSRSAHFTILEDLVTNTLMETIDSIKQLEITKTEIYDGTINVESEILFQLLSTLKDILNEFGDLLTHSWATVFKTINAPFEWVVDEDLISKYGKEDDSSLVEGIIQKHKDMIQVSYDVFKLISDDFLQSLPLEVIKCVIDTLVNFVGQEDNLNISFSSISQFWLVGDYLRVRFNSEVQFDQGKAEESKFQEIIKDKRLTEVITSYTATPWEIYNGLWLYLLKSLISCTQDKRTEVKNGTIQTFFRIVDSHASCFPTWDLIFFEVLKPFLDGVSLQGNDEQIADFADLTLKGLVNLYPAYFNDFGSSPNVEEAWKDLLNFIQKLLSSSTVDINFVTITNYHNLLKEMWNIPEVPEPIWKMCHNIWCGYNITYSDLAGPTKEFKTKTEYDCICELIILFPDLYKLVSKYNGITEDFTERSFILFNSASRYPLLPEYVQDKTKLPTLHKEILNGLKTFGTKENKEITLLILHQLSTFSVLCFDVREKIEKKLLPKIQDSSRTRIPTFKAISYYSIEAFLELLDTMEKTGIPLDKTTRILRTLKNLADIIRRKTLIDLSATKSSPIWVLASHCFWRFTAQLFKLISRDDITQKFKQDVCEIFIVVTVSLLSKLNPEADSMTEQDDILEYKKYRDLLLSPEILTMFSEEQLEYLVSNIWSNSFIYETDEFENALLHSGQTLSDVSKTLSEFEFDEIFGSTIQPPLMSKYNCSLLCLGDLISFVLMRTEECEMLHNIAVPFLVARVALVLRRFISDEFLINRTPIPKLRKTELKTLLDGLCKIMNLLGEQNIQYKGKDILVNLRLLYPLILKTIPVSHKVEGIQNDVLQLSLGFTKLVTE is encoded by the coding sequence ATGGCTGTTCAAACTACAGGTTTTAAGACCtttcaaaaacaattgGACCTAGAATTGCATTCATTGTCTTCCGAATCTAAAAGAAGGAACACTTCTATCAAGCATGCAAGTGACAAGTCTATCGAGATCTTAAAAACTATCCAAaacattgaagatttgGCAAGCCATCCTGATTTTGTCACTCCATTGGTAGAATCATGTCTATCAAGGAACGCTAAGTTGACCTCGATTGCTATGCAATGTTTACAGGGCTTAGCATCTGCACCATCCATACCTGAAAGCAGACTATCTGGAGTTCTCGATGGATTTATAGAAGCGACACATCTTGCAATTGAAATACAACTAAAGGTTCTACAAATTGTACCATTGTTCTTTAAGACATACGctaaatatattaaaggTCCCCTATGTGGTAAATTACTCCAATGTTGCTCCAACCTCCTTCAATTGCCTAACAAGGCTCCAGTTGTATTTGGTACTGCAAGTGCTACCCTTCAAcaattgattgatgaaatattcgAACGTCTGACCTATAATTGGGATACCTCTGATTCTGAAACCTTTGATGTTctaattaataataatgaatcgATAAAAGTTAATGCCTATCATTATGATGCAAACCGATTGTTCAATGACCTGTGTTCTCTTCTTGAAGCTGTACCATCTTCTGGTTCATCGGATACTAATGAGAAAAATGTATTGCTTAATCTAAATGACATTCAAATAGATTATGGACTAGAAATTCTGGAATCTGTTCTGAAGAATAGTAAATCACTGTTTATAACAAATCCAGATTTAAAATTCTTATTGAGAATAAAGGCAATTCCATTGCTATTGCGTTGTATATCATCGTCGAAGGTGTTCTCAACGATATTTAGAAGTACGCGTtgtattaaattattaataacaAAGGAATACATCCCAATAttagaattggaattaGAAGTTATTTTATCTCTATTAATTCATGGGATCTCAACCGACTCAAACTTATCACCGTGGCAGCGTGTCCTTTCTCTAGAACTATTCAAAAGTTTATCAGAAGATTTCGAAATAATATACTCCATTTACATGACATATGATAACTTCCAGGATAAGAAACATATCATTACAGACCTTTTACAAGCGTGTTTCAAGTTAATGAAGTCTGATGAATTTAACGTATATTTGGCTCTATCAGATGTAATCCAAAAGACAGAAGCATCATTAATCTCAAGTGACAACTCCAAAGTAAAGACaaaatatatagatatGCTTGATAAAGTCCACCCACCTCCTGTTAATTTGACATATATTATATGGTTAGTTCTAAACATCTCAAACAACTGTTCTGATGGATTAAGCGAATATGCATTAGATGCAACACAAGTAAAATCAGCTAATAAtgctgaaaaggaagagGATTCTCCAAAAGGAAAGATTTTGAAGGTTTACAATGGACTTTTTGAAAGCCTATTTGAAATACATGTATTGTTTTTATATTCATCGTCGTTGGATTCGCATCTATTTCATTCCCTAGTGAGAGCATTCCAAAAATTAACACATGGCACAGGGTTCCTACTACTTTCTGAAAAACTCGACAAATGTCTACACATATTCACGGTAGCCATTGTTGATAATGTCTCGAAATTACAACCAAATACGCAACCAAAAGGGCATAAACGAAATTCAAGCACGACATCAACAATTTCGAAAAGTACTGTCTTCAATGCGATAAGTGAATCTTTAATCGGCCAAACCAACACTCAAAAAGATAACACATTACAACCTTCCGAGAGGAAGCTACTGCATTCAAGATCACTAAATTCAAAGCAAATAAGTATATTTAGAGCGTTACTATCCctatcaatttcattaggCTCAGGTTTTAGAATCGAAAGTTGGCAATATCTCTTCCTAACGTGGCAATGGGTTTCCTATTATATTTATGGACCATCGGCAGATTTTATGGAAACTTCCTATTCTCATGATATCCCCCCTATGCCAACAATATCCAAGATGGACATAAATTCAATCGAGACTAGTATAACGAAGCTATTTGAAAGTACACGTACATACACATACAGTTCCTACAACACTGTTTTAAAAAGTTTAATGATAGATTGTAAAGATACTCTATCACTTACACATGGCACGGATACTGATAAAGGATATCACCCAATTACTCCAACAGGTGCTGTCTCACATTGCGTGTATAATAGGGGTTTCTTCATAACTCAAATTGGTGAACTTGCATCATTTAACTTCTCAAGATTTTTGAtccaaaatgaaaacaaaaacaaagaCCTGTGGAATGCCacaatgaaattttttgtGGCTCTAATCGCCGACCGTAGCATTTCCAGTACATCTCTTCGATTGTATGTTACGAGAATATTTACAGACATTATTAAAAAAGTTACCAATGATATTGGTAGTATGGAGGATCAGGATTCAAGATCCGCACACTTCACTATTCTTGAAGACTTAGTTACAAATACTTTGATGGAAACGATAGATTCGATTAAACAACTGGAAATCACAAAAACTGAAATATACGACGGAACGATCAATGTTGAATCAGAAATCCTTTTCCAATTATTATCTACACTAAAAGATATCTTAAATGAATTTGGAGATTTATTGACACATTCCTGGGCAACAGTTTTCAAAACTATCAACGCACCATTTGAATGGGTCGTAGATGAGGATTtgatttccaaatatggaaAGGAGGATGATTCTTCGTTAGTCGAGGGCATTATCCAAAAACATAAAGATATGATTCAAGTTTCTTATGATGTTTTCAAACTAATCTCAGATGACTTTCTCCAGTCTTTACCTCTTGAAGTGATTAAATGCGTTATCGATACTTTGGTCAATTTTGTTGGTCAGGAGGATAACTTaaatatatcattttcatctatTAGTCAATTCTGGTTAGTAGGAGATTATCTTAGAGTGAGGTTTAACTCTGAGGTTCAATTTGATCAGGGAAAAGCGGAGGAGAGCAAGTTCCAGGAAATTATCAAAGACAAGAGACTTACAGAGGTGATAACGTCATATACTGCCACTCCATGGGAGATATACAATGGACTGTGGCTATACCTATTGAAGAGTTTAATTTCCTGTACACAGGATAAGAGAACTGAGGTGAAAAATGGGACTATTCAGACCTTTTTTAGAATTGTTGATTCTCATGCAAGCTGTTTTCCGACATGGGatctaatattttttgaagtaTTAAAACCATTTTTGGATGGGGTTAGCTTACAAGGCAATGATGAACAAATTGCGGATTTTGCTGACCTGACATTGAAGGGCCTCGTTAATTTATATCCTGCATATTTCAATGACTTTGGATCCTCCCCGAATGTTGAAGAGGCTTGGAAAGACTTGTTgaattttattcaaaaattattgtCCTCTTCGACTGTTGATATCAATTTTGTAACCATAACAAACTATcataatttattgaaggaaatgTGGAACATACCTGAGGTTCCTGaaccaatttggaaaatgtgCCACAATATTTGGTGCGGCTATAACATTACATATAGCGATTTAGCAGGCCCCACTAAAGAATTCAAAACCAAAACCGAATATGATTGTATATGTGAGCTCATCATTTTATTTCCCGATCTTTACAAGCTTGTTTCCAAGTACAATGGAATTACAGAGGATTTTACCGAACGATCAtttattctctttaatTCAGCCTCCAGATACCCATTGCTTCCTGAATATGTGCAAGACAAGACTAAACTGCCAACATTACACaaggaaattttaaatGGCTTAAAAACATTTGGGACgaaagaaaataaggaaaTCACACTTTTGATTCTGCACCAACTAAGTACCTTTTCTGTCCTTTGCTTTGATGTACGAGAAAAGATTGAGAAAAAGTTGCTACCAAAGATTCAAGATTCATCGAGAACGCGAATCCCTACTTTCAAGGCAATCAGTTACTATTCTATCGAAGCTTTCTTAGAGCTCCTGGATACTATGGAGAAGACGGGAATACCCCTAGATAAAACCACTCGTATTTTAAGGACATTGAAGAACCTTGCAGAtataataagaagaaaaacttTGATTGATCTTAGTGCTACAAAGTCATCGCCAATTTGGGTTCTAGCATCTCATTGTTTTTGGAGATTCACAGCACAGTTATTCAAGTTGATTTCGCGTGATGACATTACccaaaaatttaaacaaGATGTCTGCGAAATCTTTATTGTTGTAACTGTTTCACTTTTGTCAAAACTCAATCCTGAAGCAGATTCTATGACTGAACAAGATGATATTCTagaatataaaaaatatcGTGATCTTTTACTTTCACCTGAAATATTAACTATGTTTAGTGAAGAACAGTTAGAGTATTTGGTGTCGAATATTTGGTCGAATTCGTTTATTTATGAGACAGACGAATTTGAGAATGCACTTTTACATAGTGGCCAAACATTGTCAGACGTTTCGAAGACTCTTtcagaatttgaatttgacgAAATATTTGGTTCCACAATTCAACCTCCTCTGATGTCAAAATATAACTGCTCGCTGTTATGTCTAGGAGATTTGATAAGTTTTGTTCTAATGAGAACCGAAGAATGTGAAATGTTGCACAATATTGCAGTACCCTTTTTAGTAGCTAGGGTTGCTTTAGTACTAAGACGTTTTATCTCTGAtgaatttttaattaatagAACTCCAATTCCAAAGTTACGAAAGACAGAATTAAAGACCTTACTGGATGGATTGTGCAAAATTATGAACCTTCTTGGAGAACAAAACATTCAATATAAGGGAAAAGATATACTAGTAAACTTGAGGCTCTTGTATCCACTGATATTAAAAACAATTCCAGTGTCACATAAGGTGGAAGGCATTCAGAATGATGTTCTTCAATTATCTTTGGGTTTTACAAAACTTGTTACCGAATGA
- the CLA4 gene encoding serine/threonine protein kinase CLA4 (ancestral locus Anc_3.60): protein MSLSAAANKISERDFQNIGPAPRPPATTSPSKVNGTVGYNQTRPIPKFMNQRDGTRNLNSGMGAPQHIGSQAKVGWVSYKDDGLLSFIWQKRYLILSDSYISLYKNDKSIEEPILQIALTNIVSVSRTQLKQNCLELIRSTDRSSLSSSSSNLSISSDAGSKKSIYIATKTEHDLHSWLDSIFARCPLLSGVSSPTNFTHKVHVGFDPETGSFVGMPTNWENLLKHSRITGEDWNNDSAAVIQVLQFYQEYNGNGKAPNTTKPLTNDSKNSSQTSLINSDSSRKPSPLQATGLVPQRQAPTPPRSKVPVGPGKPQLPRLNTTPLNNTQQHQRSPYSPVNGIPPRNAARNTPYKQPTSPVDSFRPIHNMSNPYSRHEHQPSQSPSPSPLGQGKKDQGIPTRLQPQRMAPKPPVTGPSPNSASVSAAAYAFKQKQQQQQQQQQPYPRPTEQRAAPQPPRQQENEPKKDIGVTKPRKQTKPSMSNAEIMSKLKSVTINTDPSPYFQMIEKAGQGASGSVYLAERIAIPPGEFDETPEVGDKVAIKQMILSKQPRKELIVNEILVMKDSRHKNIVNFLEAYLKTEDDLWVVMEFMEGGSLTDIIENSPATGSSSSPLTEPQIAYIVRETCQGLKFLHDKHIIHRDIKSDNVLLDNNARVKITDFGFCAKLTDQRSKRATMVGTPYWMAPEVVKQREYDEKVDVWSLGIMTIEMLESEPPYLNEDPLKALYLIATNGTPKLKNPESLSLEIKRFLSVCLCVDVRYRASTEELLHHGFFDMACEPSALTPLLDWKN from the coding sequence ATGTCTCTTTCAGCTGCAGCAAACAAAATATCGGAACGCGACTTCCAGAATATAGGTCCTGCACCTAGACCACCAGCTACAACGTCACCGTCCAAAGTTAATGGTACCGTGGGATATAATCAAACCCGTCCAATACCAAAATTTATGAATCAAAGAGATGGAACTcgaaatttaaattcagGAATGGGAGCTCCACAGCATATCGGTTCACAGGCAAAAGTAGGATGGGTTTCTTATAAAGATGACGGTTTATTATCCTTCATCTGGCAAAAACGATATCTGATATTAAGTGATTCCTACATTAGTCTTTATAAAAATGACAAGTCGATCGAAGAGCCTATTTTGCAAATAGCGTTAACAAACATTGTGAGTGTGAGTAGAACCCAGTTAAAACAAAATTGTCTCGAGCTGATTCGTTCAACTGATCGAAGCTccctttcttcttctagtTCAAATCTTTCTATATCTTCTGATGCTGGATCGAAAAAGTCAATTTATATTGCCACAAAAACGGAACACGATCTTCATAGTTGGCTGGATTCCATCTTTGCAAGATGCCCGTTACTAAGTGGAGTTTCATCTCCTACAAATTTTACTCATAAGGTTCATGTTGGGTTTGACCCAGAAACTGGAAGTTTTGTCGGCATGCCCACCAACTGGGAAAATCTATTGAAACATTCCAGAATCACAGGCGAAGATTGGAATAATGACTCAGCTGCAGTAATTCAAGTATTACAATTTTATCAAGAATATAATGGTAATGGGAAGGCTCCAAATACAACTAAACCCTTAACCAATGATTCAAAGAATTCGTCTCAAACTTCACTCATAAATTCAGACTCAAGCAGAAAACCATCTCCCTTACAAGCAACAGGCCTGGTACCTCAGAGGCAGGCACCTACACCACCAAGAAGTAAAGTTCCTGTAGGACCAGGAAAACCTCAACTACCTCGTCTTAATACAACTccattaaataatacaCAACAGCATCAAAGATCTCCATACTCCCCAGTAAATGGTATCCCACCCCGTAATGCAGCCCGGAATACTCCATATAAACAACCTACATCTCCAGTGGATTCTTTCAGACCTATCCATAATATGAGTAATCCTTACTCGAGACATGAACATCAACCCTCACAATCACCATCACCATCTCCACTGGGGCAAGGAAAAAAGGATCAAGGTATTCCAACCAGACTCCAACCACAAAGAATGGCACCTAAACCTCCAGTAACGGGCCCATCACCAAACAGTGCTAGCGTATCTGCGGCTGCATATGCGTTCAAGCAGAagcaacagcagcaacaacaacaacaacagccATACCCACGCCCAACGGAGCAAAGAGCAGCACCTCAACCGCCAAGGcaacaagaaaatgaacCAAAGAAGGATATTGGGGTTACAAAGCCAAGAAAACAAACGAAACCTTCAATGTCCAATGCTGAGATAATGAGTAAATTAAAGAGTGTAACCATTAACACAGATCCTAGCCCatatttccaaatgatTGAAAAGGCTGGACAAGGGGCAAGTGGTTCCGTCTATTTAGCTGAACGAATTGCTATTCCTCCTGgagaatttgatgaaacCCCAGAAGTAGGTGATAAAGTTGCAATTAAGCAAATGATTTTATCTAAACAACCAAGAAAGGAATTAATCGTTAATGAAATCTTAGTTATGAAAGACTCCCGTCATAAAAACATTGTTAACTTCCTGGAGGCATACTTGAAGACTGAGGACGATCTTTGGGTTGTGATGGAATTCATGGAAGGTGGCTCTTTGACCGatataattgaaaatagTCCGGCAACCGGTAGTTCATCGTCTCCATTAACAGAACCACAAATAGCATATATTGTACGTGAAACCTGTCAAGGATTAAAGTTTTTACACGATAAGCATATTATTCATAGAGACATCAAGTCTGATAATGTTCTACTTGACAACAATGCAAGGGTTAAAATTACAGACTTTGGGTTTTGTGCAAAGCTAACAGATCAAAGAAGCAAGAGAGCAACAATGGTGGGTACACCCTACTGGATGGCACCCGAAGTGGTTAAACAAAGagaatatgatgaaaaagTAGATGTATGGTCATTGGGTATCATGACCATAGAAATGCTGGAAAGCGAGCCTCCCTATTTGAATGAGGATCCTTTAAAAGCATTATATTTGATTGCTACCAACGGTACACcaaaactgaaaaatcCAGAATCACTATCTTTAGAGATCAAACGATTTTTAAGTGTCTGCCTTTGCGTTGACGTTAGATATAGGGCTTCTACTGAGGAACTATTGCATCATGGCTTTTTTGACATGGCTTGTGAGCCATCTGCACTTACGCCATTGTTGGActggaagaattaa
- the TRF5 gene encoding non-canonical poly(A) polymerase TRF5 (ancestral locus Anc_3.58) — translation MGAPVFLTHFIFMTRNKPKRTHSSPTKKVSKKTHRKIRKSSISRIEKQFKNFDNDIDQYNKYENLALDVSDTEELLQQDRKGHHFSFIEEDVREEVPGTSDVPIGIFDSENQSSTETKIDACPTLLQLNKLANNDDFIPFSASSEDEDEDDEGPLNPTINDYGETLANRYEYTSSVNVHHPWILNHDHTEQRSISAWLTTEIIDFVSYISPSKDEIHTRNRTLARLRKAVSEQWKDASLHVFGSYATDLYLPGSDIDCAVISRNRDKDRRQCLYDLAKSLKQKGLATHLEVIAKARVPIIKFVEPRSKIHIDVSFEKTNGAEAAKLIREWIKDTPGLRELVLVLKQFLAVKKLNEVVNGGLGGFSIICLVYAFLRMHPRIKAGEIDPMKNLGVLLIEFFELYGKNFSYDRVAISISNGVASYIPRKEWKDLLSNKDRIAIQDPGDPSNNIARSSKNLQGIRKAFSSAFDLLVNQCFELDTATFKDRVGKSILGNIIKYRGAMRNFRDERHLVVNRAIKENENFYRELEDKKRKEKAEKEEMFLNPSSDEAELDEALLGERAEDIYKLDRPLKRTKNDKHKHKHKHKHTNTDKNTKKEKVEKVKTNLKVAKSQSIITSKNRTIDILKGLAKGTNTKISGDEMIIDESTALQNTKVDAQTRRDYWLSKGHVLSGTGGLGPEKTTV, via the coding sequence ATGGGAGCACCAGTCTTCTTGACTCATTTCATATTCATGACAAGAAATAAACCGAAGCGAACACATAGTTCGCCGACTAAAAAAGTATCTAAGAAAACTCATCGAAAGATCAgaaaatcatcaattagtagaattgaaaaacaattcaaaaattttgaCAATGATATCGACCAATATAACAAATACGAAAATTTGGCCTTAGATGTCAGCGACACTGAGgaacttcttcaacaagATAGGAAGGGCCaccatttttcttttattgaagaagatgtgAGAGAAGAAGTACCGGGAACAAGCGATGTGCCTATTGGTATATTTGACTCAGAAAACCAGAGTAGTACAGAAACGAAGATAGATGCATGTCCGACGTTACTGCAACTAAATAAACTAgcaaataatgatgattttattCCATTTTCTGCCAGttctgaagatgaagatgaagatgatgaaggtCCATTGAACCCAACGATAAATGATTATGGTGAAACTCTAGCTAATAGATATGAATATACCAGTTCTGTGAATGTGCATCATCCATGGATTCTAAACCATGATCATACTGAACAAAGAAGTATTTCTGCATGGTTGACTACAGAAATTATAGACTTCGTCTCCTATATATCACCTAGTAAGGATGAAATTCATACCCGTAATAGGACATTAGCAAGGCTTCGTAAGGCAGTTTCTGAGCAATGGAAGGATGCCAGCTTACATGTGTTTGGTTCATATGCTACCGATTTATATTTACCAGGATCTGATATAGATTGTGCTGTTATTAGCCGAAATAGGGATAAAGATCGTAGACAATGTCTTTATGATCTAGCGAAAAGTCTGAAACAAAAAGGATTAGCTACTCATCTAGAAGTTATTGCCAAGGCACGCGTACctattatcaaatttgtGGAACCACGATCAAAAATCCATATAGATgtttcatttgaaaagacAAATGGTGCTGAGGCTGCCAAACTAATTAGGGAATGGATAAAAGATACACCCGGTTTGAGAGAACTGGTACTTGTATTGAAGCAATTCTTGGCcgtaaagaaattgaatgaagTTGTGAATGGTGGGTTAGGTGGATTTTCCATCATATGTTTAGTGTATGCTTTTCTTCGAATGCATCCTCGTATTAAGGCAGGGGAAATTGATCCAATGAAGAATCTAGGTGTcttattaattgaattttttgaattatatgGTAAGAACTTTAGTTACGATAGGGTTGCCATCTCAATCTCCAACGGTGTTGCTTCATACATTCCAAGAAAGGAATGGAAGGATTTATTATCAAACAAAGATAGAATAGCTATTCAGGATCCAGGAGatccttcaaataatattgcTCGAAGTTCAAAAAACTTACAAGGAATCCGAAAGGCGTTCTCAAGTGCCTTCGATTTACTTGTAAATCAGTGTTTTGAATTAGATACTGCTACTTTCAAGGATAGAGTAGGTAAAAGTATTCTAGGTAATATAATAAAGTACCGTGGTGCGATGAGAAATTTTAGGGATGAACGACATTTAGTGGTAAATCGAGCCATAAAGGAGAACGAAAACTTTTATAGAGAACTGGAAGACAAAAAAAGGAAGGAAAAGGcagaaaaggaagagaTGTTCTTAAACCCAAGTAGTGATGAGGCGGAGCTAGATGAGGCCTTGCTGGGGGAAAGAGCGGAGGATATTTATAAACTGGATAGGCCTTTGAAAAGAACCAAGAATGATAAACATAAGCATAAACATAAGCATAAGCATACAAATACAGACAAGAACAcgaagaaggaaaaggtAGAGAAAGTGAAAACGAATTTGAAAGTTGCAAAATCGCAAAGCATTATTACTTCAAAGAATCGGACCATAGACATACTTAAAGGATTAGCAAAGGGAACAAACACTAAAATATCGGGGGACGAAATGATTATCGATGAGTCCACGGCCCTACAAAACACAAAAGTAGATGCCCAAACAAGACGGGACTACTGGCTGTCGAAGGGACATGTGCTATCAGGGACGGGAGGCCTTGGCCCAGAAAAGACTACTGTTTAA
- the TOS6 gene encoding Tos6p (ancestral locus Anc_3.56): MQFNSLIILASITAAASAASVATVTKSNQVTTLETVTSCSGGCTPTSSEDITYVDVTTTPQVTKSVVSTVKTTSTPYTTTTLSTAAAFPNSTLATLQSSTTAGVHTFLGNGVNLNAGALGAVVGAAFVALL, encoded by the coding sequence ATGCAATTCAACTCTTTAATTATCTTAGCCTCCATCACTGCTGCTGCTTCTGCTGCTTCCGTTGCTACTGTCACAAAATCTAACCAAGTGACTACACTCGAAACTGTTACATCCTGTTCTGGTGGTTGTACGCCTACATCCTCTGAAGATATCACATACGTAGATGTCACTACCACTCCACAAGTCACTAAATCTGTTGTTTCCACAGTAAAGACTACCTCCACTCCATACACAACCACCACTCTAAGTACAGCTGCCGCTTTCCCAAACAGTACACTTGCCACTCTTCAAAGTAGCACGACTGCTGGTGTCCACACTTTCTTAGGTAATGGTGTTAACCTAAATGCTGGTGCCCTTGGTGCCGTTGTTGGTGCAGCTTTCGTTGCCCTTTTATAA
- the RPS19B gene encoding 40S ribosomal protein eS19 (ancestral locus Anc_3.51) translates to MPGVSVRDVAAQDFINAYASFLQRQGKLEVPGYVDIVKTSSGNEMPPQDSEGWFYKRAASVARHIYLRKQVGVGKLNKLYGGAKSRGVRPYKHIDASGSVNRRVLQALEKIGVVEISPKGGRRISENGQRDLDRIAAQTLEEED, encoded by the exons atgcCAGGTGTTTCCGTTAG AGACGTTGCTGCTCAAGACTTCATTAACGCTTATGCTTCTTTCTTGCAAAGACAAGGTAAATTAGAAGTCCCAGGTTACGTTGACATTGTCAAGACCTCTTCTGGTAATGAAATGCCACCACAAGATTCTGAAGGTTGGTTCTACAAGCGTGCCGCTTCAGTTGCCAGACACATCTACTTGAGAAAGCAAGTCGGTGTCGGTAAGTTGAACAAGCTATACGGTGGTGCTAAGAGCAGAGGTGTCAGACCATACAAGCATATTGACGCTTCCGGTTCCGTTAACAGAAGAGTCCTACAAgctttggaaaagattggTGTTGTCGAAATCTCTCCAAAGGGTGGTAGAAGAATCTCTGAAAATGGTCAAAGAGATTTGGATCGTATTGCCGCTCAAactttggaagaagaagattaa
- the RPL18B gene encoding 60S ribosomal protein eL18 (ancestral locus Anc_3.52), which produces MGIDHTSKQHKRSGHRTAPKSDNVYLKLLVKLFSFLARRTDAPFNKVVLKSLFMSKINRPPVSVSRISRALKQEGAAAKTIVVVGTVTDDARVFELPKTTVAALRFTASARARIVKAGSECITLDQLAVRAPKGQNTLILRGPRNSREAVRHFGMGPHKNKAPRITSTGRKFERARGKRRSKGFKV; this is translated from the exons ATGGGTATCGATCACACTTCCAAGCAACATAAGAGATCAGGTCACAGAACCGCTCCAAAATCTGACAATGTctatttgaaattgttagtcaaattattttcctttttagCCC GTCGTACTGATGCTCCATTCAACAAGGTTGTTTTGAAGTCATTGTTCATGTCTAAGATCAACAGACCACCTGTTTCCGTTTCTAGAATCTCTAGAGCTTTAAAACAAGAAGGTGCTGCCGCCAAGACTATTGTTGTTGTCGGTACTGTTACCGATGACGCAAGAGTCTTCGAATTGCCAAAGACTACTGTCGCTGCTTTGAGATTCACTGCCTCTGCCAGAGCTAGAATCGTTAAGGCTGGTAGTGAATGTATTACTTTGGATCAATTGGCTGTCAGAGCACCAAAGGGTCAAAACACTTTGATCTTGAGAGGCCCAAGAAACTCCAGAGAAGCCGTGAGACACTTCGGTATGGGTCCACACAAGAATAAGGCTCCAAGAATCACTTCTACTGGTAGAAAGTTCGAAAGAGCCAGAGGTAAGAGAAGATCTAAGGGTTTCAAGGTGTAA